In the genome of Juglans microcarpa x Juglans regia isolate MS1-56 chromosome 6S, Jm3101_v1.0, whole genome shotgun sequence, the window GCTGGTACTCCGCTAGTGCACTAGCATGTATTTCGGTCTAGCATTCACCGCTGGTGCTTTAGCATATATTTcgacctagcatgcatctatgGACGTCACAGTTCAAAGTTTTCGGTCTAATCTATTGAgattagaaattaaattaaattcaattcgtctgaatttattattataatttttttaaattttaatataaaatataataaataatttaatttttttaaatttttaaataataataatattaaaaaataatattctaacaatattttttcatctcaatttaacttaactcaattcaggtcaacatccaaacgcaatctaaataagataaaataataataataaaataatttacgaataataataaaatatttaaattaatatattttataaaattttaaaaaatatgaaaattaaattaaaatattatattttaatattatttttatttcaagattcaaaatattaaattatttttatattttatttaaaaatttataatgattagataataattaaattaaaaaaaataaatattttaaattaaaaaatatttatatttataatatttaaatattaaaattagataagataaaatgacttaaaataattttacactTATGGTAGAGCTTAaaatagttaattaattaagaacaatcgaacatttcttttaaaaaaataataaaaagaaaaaaattgtcggtaaaactaattttttgaaaagagaatccCGAATTTAgtaatatcatttcttatttcTCGTTAGTTAATTTTTTCACCGACAGACAAGGGCTACCTGCACAATCGCCACGTTTGGAAACTTAGCCGCGAAGTGCTCGGCGACCTCCTTTCCGAGCGGCGCGCCACCGCATCCTAGCAACTGGAGAGAGCTGAGATCGTATTTGTTGACGAGGTCGGACTTGGCTAGCGCCACCACGAGCGGTGGCGAAACCGGCATGTGGGTGACCCGGTACTTCTCCACGGCCCTCAACATGCTCTCGAAATCGAACCTCCCCATCAGCACCAGAGTCTCCGCCATTGTCACCGACCTCACGAGCATGATAAACCCGAACACGTGGAACAGAGGCAGTGTGAACATCGACACTGGTTGTGGCTGTGGCTGATTTTGATTCTGATCGGACTTGCGCTGGAGATAGAAGGACCCGGCTATTAGGGCGATCAAGTTGCCGTGAGTAAGCATGACGCCCTTCACTCGTCCTGTGGTTCCCGAGGAGTACAGAATCGCCGCCGAGTCTGACTGACTCACTTGAACTCGCTCGAGTTGGTCAGTGTCAGTCCGACTTCCGCTAATCATTGAGAGAAATTTGGGCGAGTCGATGAGTATAGTACCGAGAGGAAGAGCCGGTAGCTTGTCAGAGGTAGAGGAGGCGGCGAAGGCGATGACCGGTTTACTTAGCCGGACCTGGTGTGCGATTTCGGAGTCGGAACTGAGCGGGTTAGCTGGGGAGATGGTGACCCCCAAGGTCAAGAGAGCGAAATAGAGAACCGGAACTTGGATCGAGGAAGGCGCGAGAATGAAGGCAACGTGACctttagagagagaggttgaGGTTCTGAGAGCGACCGCAAGGGAGTGAACTTGGTCGAGGAATTCGGAGTAAGACAAGCGCCGGCCGGTGGAGGAGTCGATGAGGACGGTGGTGGAACCGATTGCAGACGGAGAGGATTGGAGGAGAGAGAAGCAGAATTGGGCGATGGAGAGGGGTTGGGAGGGAGGCGGGAGTGGAACCCTTGGCCGTAAGCTATGGAAAATCTTGGTTTTGTGGCAGAAGCCGTTGCTGGGGTCGATCGGATAGCCGGAAAATGTTGCTTCGTCCGCCATGGAGATGCTGGACCTGGTAGCAGAAGTTTTGGAGATATGTTCAGTCCGACAAAAGAAGGGAAGGTCTTTAATGCCAGAAGTTGTGTGTTGCAGAGAGCAGAGAGAATAATAGTCGTGACTCGTAACTCACCACAGAAAGAAGCCCCAGATATCTTATGACCGGTATACGTTATTCTTGGTTGGTTGCCGTGGGGgacttttttttgttaattaaatGAAGAGGAATATTAGGAATCAGCCTATTTTAGCTCTTCATCCGTTGCACACCCTActtgactttattttttattttttaagcaaaacGCACGTTTTGCATCATGGATTTTACATTTCAATCTCCGTTCGAATTTTGATTCATATCCGCGCCCACCCTTCTCTCTCGTCAGGACCCACATCGGCTTCCTCTTTTCAGCATCTCTCCACGACGGCGTCTCTCTGCGACGGCGTCTCTTTGTTCTCAACAAGTCTCGCTTCCTATCATTTTGAATAAATTCACCAAACTATTTAAGAACAAGAAAGATCTATCTCAATAGAAAATTATTGAGACGAAAAGTAATTTCCATAGAATCTGATTTTTAATATACAAAGGTAATAGTTATTTTTGCatcaaacaacaaataaaaccacaaattttatatatctacgCGAAcctcttttacaaaataaagTAGAGATTTTGACAGTCTTTCGTCAAGATGTTTCcgaatcaaattatataaaagaggTCAATAAATTAGCTTACCTcgagaaaattcaaaatctgCGTTGAAGACTCAcaaacccatctctctctccctctccctctccttaaCCCCATTTAGTTGGTTGCCTCTACGCAAAGAGAACTCGGTGTGTTCCTTCTACCCGCAAAGGTTCCAAATAATCCAAACACCTTCTTTCTGAATACCTTACCACGCTATACTACCggtatttattgttttaatttttttcctctgcaGGTCAGGACTTCATAAGCCCATTTCAGATCACACTCTGCCAAAGATATGACCGAAGCTCAAAAAAAAGTATCAGCTCCtgaccaaaaaaatataaaattcctTTACATTAATATTCAAAGCAAAATGGTAGCCCACGAGTTTACTTTCTCATTTTCACTgttcatctatttatttttaatttttaatttatttatttatttgttttttatttaataattaagaaaataaattttagaatattgatatatttttttggtttttaaaaatatttaaaaactatgaataaaataaaataaaataaaatgtgaaatttaTAAACATGCTCAGTCGtatattagaaatgtgaaatttatattagaaaaatgataatgttAGTCCTCCGGCTACtacttgcatttttattttttttttattttaggattatggaaatattttttaatgatgttgtaaatttttttaaaaataaatataaaacaaatgagaaaaaaacacaccaaaataaTTAGCATAAATTAGCGGTGGCTATAGTGCCAccctaaattttaaaaaaatgatactctcaTCACTAATTCTTACAGTTTGGTGTTActgttagaattttttattcttttttttacttaattattattttttaataatattataatttttttattttttttaaaaatatttaaaagtgtaaaaaaaacatatgtaaaaaaaaattaacaaaagaaagGACCAATTATACTTAACTGTGGAcgtagcaaaaaaaaaaaagagagtttaaGCCTATTTATTTATGTCAAATCTTACCGAAAATGTGTGGACAGAGGAAATGATAAAACTGACAGCAAATTCTAAAGTGAAGAGAGCGTGCAGCACTGctgaggaaaaataaattaaaaaaataaacggGTAGTAGATCGGTAGTACAGCTTCTTtacatgaaattcaaaattattatcaaataacattaaaaaaataataatttttaatagctAATTGTAATTGATACTATTATAGTGAAACTATATCACTTTCCTATTTAAATTAGTAGGCGAGGGATAttcttattctcttattttactcttgatttatatattagttgttTACTCCCTCAAATGCCTACAAAATAATAGCACTTCTtactcaaaataatatatatatatataattatttaattaatttggttCGACATCATCATCATACAACTGGtgaatacatttttaaaaaaaattgtgaaagtTTATGTGTGCAAATATGGTACAacacctttaaaaaaattagattatctagataaatcacattttatggtagattttattttttaaaaaaaataatattaataagtgcatatttgaaattgtggtgagaaatataacttatagTGTTAGagtttataacttataacttaagtaataagttatattattaaaaagttaatttattgtttgataatcatatatttaaaacaccttcaaaaatattacgtttatttataaacaaatttaaaaagcGCATTCTAAGATAGAAATgacaattatttaaatttttaaatattataactatatccttaaaagtttgaaagttataattattttaaagattataactATATCCTTGAAACTTTCAAACATGGTCTAGGCTCACGGCTTGGTGCTGCAAACTCTTGCCGTGCACCCGAGTGGTACGTGTATGGCACTGTTCATGCCATGCACGACCACTGGCTCCAGTGTATTGTTCACTTACGTACACAATGCACTCTAGGTCCCTGTCTGCAGTTCACATGATTGTTCTATGTATCCTggctcctctttttctttttctttttttgtacaGTATGCTCAAAATTGAGTATATTACAACTCAAGTAGCCGAGATATTTGGCTTTGTAAACAAGAGGCACCATTCCTTGCAAAgtacccataaaaataaaaggttagaGAGTCAAAAGTATTTATCTAGAAGATTTCCATCTACTCTTTCAGAGATCATTTAACGCGCTGAAAAATAGTCCTTCCGCTTTCGATAccaaagaaaaatctgaatggcgtacacgaaaaaaaaaaaatctcgttCTTGACTTCCTATTCGTTTGGAAGGGGTTATCGCAGACATGCAAAGTACACGCAAAATCTATAACAATATCTCAGACGGTGTCActattaacgtcgtgtttcacaCGCCTTTGGGCTAAGTTCCAGCAACTCGGATCTTCCAAGCTGGGCGTCGATCGATGTTGTGTggagcccccccccccccaacagtGGTCCAATGAGCCTGTACGATGTCGGTTCGTATATCTATGTCGATGAACagtatttaaatgcaaaaaataaagagagatgaatATACATATTTACGTGGTTTAGCACTAGGCCTACATACACGGGAGTTTGGGGAGGAaagattccactataataaacttatttacaatctctcatagtCTGTTCTTTCTCATTGTACAATGGAAGCTATAGAGCTATTTGCTGGAGAATGAATTCTCTCTGAAGCTCTCTGGTTGAAGAAGTCCAAAAGTCAGAAGAAGTCCCAGTCCCCCAAACCGTAGTCTCCCTGTCTCTTTTATCTGACTCTCTTCATGCATGCCCATCGGTAGTGGTAAGGAATGTCTCCTTTGCGTTTTTGACCCTCCCATCCTTTCCTATTTTCTCTTTACACCCTCACTCCTTACACCCTTGTTTTATGTCAAATCATCTACTTTCTTCTCCTGACATTACTTTCTTATGCCTCTATGCCTCTAGTCCCTTCTTATCCCAcatttttctctaatattttatcttctagTGAGTGCCCCCTCCCCCTCCCAAATTGGCTAGGCCTAGGAAATTCCTTAGGGCGGGGGGAAATATCCCCTCACACCCTGTTCGGTTTCACATATGGtctcaattcatttaattttaccTCAACAtacaaacatcattcaaatataatcacttttcaatctcaatttttaactttttcatataatcattaaaaatttctcaaacttccaaataaaacataaaaaataattcaactttttcaaatcttaaaacaaaaattatattttaacaatattttaactttataacattttttataaaaaaactttctaatatttttattcaactttttctctctcattttctaaaaccacataaaatctcaacttaaattattttactattctcaaattatctcactaatattcacagatttttcatctcatctcatctgtgtaaccaaacgaggacagttggtttggtttcacaaacctttcaaaccatctgatttcatctcatctcatctcaacatccaaacatcattcaaacataaatatttttcaatttcaaattttcaactttttatctaatcattacctaattataacaatttttcaaacttctaaacaaaatacaaaaaataattcaatttttcaaaattcaaaacaaaaattatattaaaaaattatattctagctctttttaattttatcattttttatatttaaatttttctctctccttacccaaaaccccataaaaatcttaactcaaataatttcactactacaaattatttcactactatttatagatttctaatctcatctcatttgtgtaactAAACGAGCTGGTACATGGCGTTCACTGTTAATTAGAGCTGTGCAAAATCTCCGACTCGGTGGCCAAACAAGACTCCAAAGAGAAATTccactccaactccaactttactttaaaaaaacatatcattACATAGAACCAACAGATAGTTTCTCTGCAAGATGGGAGAAAAGAAAACGGAACACTAAATTTATTTGAACATGATTTCAGCATCACCAATCATATATTGGAGCTCTTGACAGCTATCTGGTAATAAACTCTTTCATCAATTCCCACATACCAAAAACGGTGATCCACCAAGATACACATCTTCAACAAATAGAGACAATTGACAACAAGATCACAAAATTTCTCAGTTATGTGTATACTAAGAGCAAGTCCGACAAGCTTCAAAATGACTCACATGAGATAATGAATAATTTCTGCAGAAATCGCAAACTGAAATCGGTAGAACAGGTAAGCAAAAGATGTCGGCATTAGGTTACTGAGATACAGGTTTGTCCTTCTTCTCAGACAAGTACCTATCAAAAAGAAAGCATACAAAACAAACTTTGTTATCAGAGTTGCTAAATTGTAGTTAATGGGGGAAAGACAATGTTTGCCAACAGATTAACTAGCTGATACAATAATCTATTTTGTCAACATTAAGGGATGCTTGGAGaaggggaatgagatgagatgagatgcgaaatctgtaaatagtagtaaaataatttaagttatgatgttttatgggatttggaaaaatgagagaaaattgaataaaaatattgtaaaattaaaatattgttagaatataattttctaatattatattcgttttatgatttgaaaaagttgaattcttttttatattttgtttgaaagttgaaaagttgtaatgattagtttgaaaaagttataataattagtttgaaagtgtttgtatttgagtgatgtttgagaaggagATACGATCAAAAGCATTACCAAACATCCCCCAAGTGTATCATGGACAAGCTTGAACTTGtttgaaaaataagtaaattcttcatgaacataaaatataactCGTTGATAAGTCGAGTTCGACTCATCTACAACCCTAAATCAACCTGAGTTcccaagattaaaaaaaatacccgACCATAGacaactcaaaaataaattccTAAAAGCAAATTCAGAGTGAATAAAACGAAAATTATATgtaaaacaaaggaaaagttaaatatatgagtgcataaaaaagaaaaaaaaaacaatcttcTTCTCTATCATCAGTCATTcagtttttattcaaataaaaaaaattaagaatcaaACAAGAAATAAGTGTTTTTCGTGTTTTTCTTTAGAAGGGTCCAAATGTAACTGTAAAGATTCGGGGTACAATGATGAATCCAAAGAGACTGTCTGAAGTTCTCAAATTAATGGTAGCACCGCAGCAGGTAAAAGTGACCACTTGGTCCACATTTAGGAGTTTTTCACTCGCacaaaaaatctatataatatGAGCAAGTAATATCTTTGTAAAACATTTTCAGCTTTGAGTCTGAGACAGAGTTACACAGCACAAATAGAGGTGGTGAAATTGTAGTAGTCCAACATTAATCACAGCTCAGATACTTACCCCTGACCCTTTGCCCATCGTGAGAGTTGATAGAGCTGCACAGTCTCGTTCGAGACATGACATGTCAGGAGTAGATAGTTGCGGGGCTGTACCATCCACGCAAATCTCATGAACAATGCCGAGTAGATACACATTGCTACAAGCACCGATGCAAGAGGTGAGattagaaactaaaaaaatctaaaaatagtTTCAAACCAGACACGTTCAACCTGCTGTCATGTTGCCCGAAATCATTTCCGGGGGTTTCTTCATGTCCGCTAAACCCTGTCAAATCCGCAAGACATAAGTTTCAGAAATCCGTCAAGTACGATAGCTGGAACCTGGAAACAAAAAATCCACATATGCACAAAATAACAATCAAGAATCATGGAAGCAGAGCATACAGCAGCGACGAATCCCCAATTGGCAACAGGTCCCCAAAAGTGAGTTGTTTTAGGGCCAACGGGACTGTTCAAGAATGCCCGGAAAGAAGCCATGTTCGATCGACTCTTCGCCGGAATGGCTCTctaacaataaaagaaaaaaaaaatcaagtcaatgatCCAAAGTCGTTCGAGGATGGGAAAAATCCAAAATTCGATTGCGCAGCCGGGAACATTGAATTTTACCGTCAGATACCACGAGCAAAGGTTCTTGGGCTaactttcaaatgaaaattGATTGGGAAAACAACCCTAAAATTAAACACCCTTTTATCAATAGTTCTCAGTTAAATTTAGATTCAATCTAACCACAGACAACAAGTACAGCAAAGCTCAAATCAGGATAATTAATGAAAGAAAACCTTAACCCTAATACCTTAAGAAGATGGAGAGGAACGTCGATTGGGCCACGgagcgagcgagagagagagagagagagaatgtttGGGTTTGAGAAGTAAAAGCAAATCgtccactaaaaaaaaaaaaaaagaagcaaatcGTCCACGCTGTGAGTGTGTTAAATATTTACTTTCTGGTCTAGTTTGGGggttaaaaagataatatattattttttatttttttattattgttcacataatatttcaaaatatctcatttttaaaacacaattttaataattaaatggtaattttattttttatttattgaattttagtaTTCATTATCTCCacatattacatattatatttattttaattttttttggtattatttttattaaactaattgaattttttttactcatcatctatatgtcattcatttagtaaaaataaaaataaaaatttatgtgtagTGTGTGGTTTAAGAATGATGAgcaaaaattttcttatattcttagtcaatatatcatcaacactatttaaataataaaatttaatagatactatttaaattttaaattttattttttaaattaaattatgtcataacaaattatataataaaattgttcttacaaatatcatatcaaacttaaaaaatatatggtagcaacaatattaaatattttaaaattcttatagTAGACAataaaatttagatagaaaatttaaaatcactttgaaGGTTGAGATAGgaaggttttttttctttttaaagaaaatactttagttaatataaaaataatcttataaattgatatgattttatttatttgttaaattataaaattatttttattataaaataaatctaataaatcaaaagtaaatattatgtgtaaattTTTACGGATGTATaagtattttttcttaaaatctgTAATGATCAGACAGTGACTTAGTACGTGGATTACGTGGCCAATGTCAAACGTCACCCTGACAAATCTGCAaaatgggttttgttttttctagtggatagaaaaaaaagaaaggacaaTTACAAAGTCGTCTTCCAATGATTTCAAAAAATGCCAGTGCTATGTTTGCACATGCACTCAGGGACAGGATATGCAATCACATCTCGATCTCTCCTGTTAGTTCTCATCTCAGGCTGGCCCTGAGATTTGACGTGCAACTTCCTCATGGTGCTACTGAATTCTGCATCAGAGATGGAGGTGTCTTCAAGTAAAGGAAGCATGGATCTCTTGTTCGGCTTTATATATTTCCTGTGCCCCACATACGCACGGTGGCCCTGTTAACAGTTCAAAAAATCTATCTAATAAGACGAAGAgatcaagtatttttttaatgcaagtAAATAGTAGCTAGCAGAAGTCTTAGCCACTTACTTGCATGGCTCTGCCCATGTTTCCGCCATGGGAAGGAACAAACACAGCACTACTCAGAGAGACAATGTAGTCAATGGCAGCTAGAGCTGAAGATCTATTACTGTACTGTGAGAGTTCTCCATCTCTTGCCAAATTATCCTTGGTGACCAGATTTGGAAACTCTGTTACAAGTGGCTGCAGAGCCTGTTTGCCCCCAAATGGCTCTCCTCCCGCTTTGTAAACCCGTGCATTTCCGGGTGCTCCTAGAGCCTTTAGGAGCCTGCACAGTAACGTGAGCACattaatattatagttataataaaagGACTTGCAAGCTAGTTTTGTGATATAACCTTGCCATTTCTAGTGAATTTAGAGGGCATTGTCCAGCAAGACGTCTCTGCAAGTAGCTCATGTTTTGTCTTCCTGTAAGGTATTCAGGTTGAGACGCCCGAACCTTGGAGATAATGTCATCATATTCTGCACCTAAACCAGTGAGACATCCAGTTCTGACCCACACATCCTTTTCTAGCCGGAGATGGAGTGCAATGTAGGGCCCCTCAATCCACATTCTCCTTGCAAGCCGATTTCCGAGTTCCCTTATCGGAGCTGCATATCGAAGTGCATGGAATGCTACCTGTAatatgaagaagatgaaatgggAAACAATTAGGATACATATGAATAATACTAGATTGATAGTAATTAATGTCTGTTGTATGTGAATCTGATGGAGGTTTGTACCCAACTGTACCTTACATCTAAGCTTCTGCAGATCGGAAGGAAGATTCTTTGAGAGTTTAGAATCCAACCCTTTCAAGACGAAAACTCCATCTTTATTCAGCTGCATGAACCAGCAAATTTTGATAAGCAAGAAAGAGAACATAGTCTTCTTGTGATCCACTTGCTTCCTCTTTAACATTGTTTGGTGCTCTTCTTATCTCATTACTTCTCgtaattttcttattaaatatcattcaaatataaatattttttaatttaaaatttttatttaatcattacctaatcattatgaTTCTTTtgaactttcaaataaaatataaaaaacaatataatttttttttaaatttcaaaacaaaattatatatattaaaaaaattatattataataatattttaattttataatattataatgatttttttggaCTTTTCTATTACCACACCCTAACCTCGGTTAGCAGTTACATTATGTCACGATGCAGTGGACAGAGTTTCCAGCAAAAGGGAATTTCTTACTTTTCTGAAGAATCTGCTACGGATCCAAAGCGGAGAAACATCACGAGGAATCTTGGTTTCAATGGTCTGTCTTGACAGCAAATGCGAGGAAGGAAGAGATGATACAACTCGTACATCAGCTTGTAAAGTTCTCTTGAAATGTTTTACATCAAATATCTCTGAAAATTCACTGCAAttattacccaaaaaaaaaaaaaacaataaatattcacagataaataaattcatatgcTTAAACAGTAACTTGGTTATAAAGCATTCACAATGACtcaatgtaaatatatttttctataaagtATAAAGAAAGTTGATCAAAAACCCTTCtaatagattttgtatttttatttttattttacattttgctaCAGTAATATATAGAGAAACTGTTCACAActctaaaacatttttaatttttctctttctcacaAATTCATTGGTAGaagttgaaatatatatttgaaatgaataaaaaatattaagaaaataatatttaaatgatataaaaaaaatagataagctgatatataatctattataaaaatcagtatgtaaattaaaaaaatagattttaat includes:
- the LOC121236479 gene encoding O-fucosyltransferase 37, coding for MFSLSLSLKKLSFMAKTRNVKNSLITVNPSPFFYYLLSNSPLASIVSSPKKNPRNRKLCTLSNLSLFFLSLLVSFTFLGISVLSFMPISLQDSSLRPLMSPSSVLFSSPSFSSAEHRSRVTLASLASTFLDSEENEPTLSKSVMVPLPAHGIVGSNVSEEEREFWQQPDGEGYRPCLDFSIGYRKASVRITKEKRRFLMVVVSGGLNQQRNEIVDAVVIARILEAALVVPVLQVNPIWGDESEFSEIFDVKHFKRTLQADVRVVSSLPSSHLLSRQTIETKIPRDVSPLWIRSRFFRKLNKDGVFVLKGLDSKLSKNLPSDLQKLRCKVAFHALRYAAPIRELGNRLARRMWIEGPYIALHLRLEKDVWVRTGCLTGLGAEYDDIISKVRASQPEYLTGRQNMSYLQRRLAGQCPLNSLEMARLLKALGAPGNARVYKAGGEPFGGKQALQPLVTEFPNLVTKDNLARDGELSQYSNRSSALAAIDYIVSLSSAVFVPSHGGNMGRAMQGHRAYVGHRKYIKPNKRSMLPLLEDTSISDAEFSSTMRKLHVKSQGQPEMRTNRRDRDVIAYPVPECMCKHSTGIF
- the LOC121236478 gene encoding mitochondrial pyruvate carrier 1-like; translation: MASFRAFLNSPVGPKTTHFWGPVANWGFVAAGLADMKKPPEMISGNMTAAMCIYSALFMRFAWMVQPRNYLLLTCHVSNETVQLYQLSRWAKGQGYLSEKKDKPVSQ
- the LOC121236476 gene encoding 4-coumarate--CoA ligase-like 9, with the translated sequence MADEATFSGYPIDPSNGFCHKTKIFHSLRPRVPLPPPSQPLSIAQFCFSLLQSSPSAIGSTTVLIDSSTGRRLSYSEFLDQVHSLAVALRTSTSLSKGHVAFILAPSSIQVPVLYFALLTLGVTISPANPLSSDSEIAHQVRLSKPVIAFAASSTSDKLPALPLGTILIDSPKFLSMISGSRTDTDQLERVQVSQSDSAAILYSSGTTGRVKGVMLTHGNLIALIAGSFYLQRKSDQNQNQPQPQPVSMFTLPLFHVFGFIMLVRSVTMAETLVLMGRFDFESMLRAVEKYRVTHMPVSPPLVVALAKSDLVNKYDLSSLQLLGCGGAPLGKEVAEHFAAKFPNVAIVQGYGLTESGGGAARMMWEESQQHGSVGRLAENMEAKIVDPVTGEALPPGQKGELWLRGPTIMKGYVGDDNATAETLDSEGWLKTGDLCYFDSDGFLYIVDRLKELIKYKGYQVPPAELEHLLLSHPEIADAAVIPYPDEEAGQIPMAFVVRKPGSNIGEAQVIGFIAKQVAPYKKIRRVSFINSIPKSPAGKILRRELVTHALSLGSSRL